A region of the Callithrix jacchus isolate 240 chromosome 10, calJac240_pri, whole genome shotgun sequence genome:
GAGAGGTCCCTCTTTTTTCCAGGATGAAAGGTGAGACTCCAGTGAACAGCACTATGAGTATTGGGCAAGCACGCAAGATGGTGGAACAGCTTAAGATTGAAGCCAGCTTGTGCCGGATAAAGGTGGGTGGGACCCTGGCTGGCTCCATTAGTTGGCCAGGCCGTGCTGTGCTGCAGGTTCCCAAAGCTCTGAtgccttctttccttcactccctGGGGTCAGGGGAGGAGTCTGGGGCTCTGCAAGGAGAGCTGTCCCAGGCATCTATGGGGGATGAGGGAAAAGACAGTCCTGAGGAGTCCTGGAGAGGGCAAAAGAGAACTCATTTGGGGAGGGAGTCTGCAGTCCCCTTCAGAGGTCCTGGCTAACAATACCCCCCCTGGCTGTGTCCCAGGTGTCCAAGGCAGCAGCAGACCTGATGACTTACTGTGATGCCCACGCCTGTGAGGATCCCCTCATCACCCCTGTGCCCACTTCAGAGAATCCCTTCCGGGAGAAGAAGTTCTTCTGTGCTCTCCTCTGAGCTGCCCTGTCCTTCTCACAACTCCTCACTTTTCCCTCTCCGGGGCCCTTCCTTAGTCTGTAATTGTGAGCCCCTGAGGCTCCCTGCATCCCATCCTTAACCCTTGCCTGACTATGTGAGGTTATCTGAAGCACAAGGCCCGCCCTCACCTATCTGTTGACCCAATTTCCTCCGCCTTGTGGCCGACCCCAAGGACCCCAGAGACATGAGGCACCCTTTGCCCCACCCACAGCAGGGCCCCATCAGACTCTGCCAGCAACCTGCCCGCTTCCCTTGGTGACCCGCTCAGACAGTGGAGAGAGGGATTGGCCAGGTGCTTGCTCTCTGCCTCACCTGGAGCTACTGGGAGGGTAAAGCCATTTTAAGAATAAAGTCATCCAGAGCCTCAGAGGACAGCTCCTGTGTTAGCATTCTTTGTGGGAGAGGATCGTCAAGCAATACATCTGCCATATCCCAGGGAAAAGGGCCAATCAAAGCAGGCTAGACTTTGTCAAGGATTGGAGATCGGCGGGGTCAGGGGATGGAGGGTGAGAGCGCGTCCCCAGTGGAGAAATTAAGTACAACAGACACTCAAGAGGTTGCGGAGAGCAAACACACAAACGTGCAATTTAGCCAAGTGAAAAGGTAAACAGACCGAAGAGGGTGGAGTTAGGGGAGGATtcgggagtgcagtgacacagcaGAGGAACGCTTAGGAGGACGGGGCGAAGCTTGGCTTCAGTTACCGCGACCGGAGCCGGTTTTATACCTAAGATGGCTGCGCCCACAGCCGCTCCCCTTCCAAGATGGCCGTACCAACATGGCGGCCCCCACCTCACGAAGTTTACCGTACAGCGCTTCTCTTAAAATGGCGGCCCCCAGGCAGCCGGAGTTCTTAATATGGTCCCTTCCGCGCTCTTCTGGTCTCAAAATGGCTGCCCCTGCCCTCACCAAGTTGGGGCCCACGCCCTGAA
Encoded here:
- the GNG3 gene encoding guanine nucleotide-binding protein G(I)/G(S)/G(O) subunit gamma-3, whose translation is MKGETPVNSTMSIGQARKMVEQLKIEASLCRIKVSKAAADLMTYCDAHACEDPLITPVPTSENPFREKKFFCALL